One stretch of Streptomyces sp. R21 DNA includes these proteins:
- a CDS encoding glycoside hydrolase family 3 C-terminal domain-containing protein produces MKSTRSGRKPGRRRRTTLLLALSLIGGLAAAVPASADDPAYPFRDPHLGVDQRVDDLLGRLTLDEKISLLHQMEPAIPRLGIQAFRTGTEALHGVAWLGRTTVFPQAVGLASTWDPKLMEQVGSAVGDEARGFQQERPAGWGLNLWAPVANLLRDPRWGRNEEGYSEDPYLTGSLSTAYGTGLTGGDPDHLKTAPTIKHYLANNNEVHRSTTSSDLRPRVQHEYDEAAFKPAIEADAVTGVMASYNLVNGRPNTVNSDLNDVVRGWTDRDLLNVTDAYAPNNLLPGAQNYYDTLPEADAAALKAGIDSYTTDDANSAPTTTAIKSALDKGLLKVSDVDTAVSHILAVRVRLGEFDPNGGKYGSIDASVINSPAHQKLARKAATEAAVLLKNDKALPLKASAKNVAVVGPLADTLYTDWYSGTLPYAVTPKAGIAAKLGTPVASSEGVDRIALKNTATGKYVTAGTGDSGAALKETAATDTTAQFDTFDWGAGIVTLRSAANGKYVGYNWSNFVNDQTQPNGWYVQQQFKLERQDDGSYLLRYAGYETGESWWSNPVYLGPTGDDGTLGLVAKEQAAHYTKDVVRSGLDDAVAAVKGKDTAVVVVGSMPSINGREDHDRTNMGLAGSQEALVKAVKAANPHTVVVVENSYPTTLGTLQKEVPALLWTTHAGQETGNALADLLYGDANPSGHLTQTWYESQDDLPSILDYDIIKSDRTYQYFKGRALYPFGYGLSYTSFRYGSLKRVEGGYEVAVTNTGKRSGDETVQLYTHQRVSRDKQPIQQLKAFQRVSLKPGETRTVKLKLRTKDLAHWDVTRSKWVVESGTYDISVGASSADIRSRTTLKAAGETIPARNLAKVTRAENFDDYSGVRLVDESKVRGTAVGSSSDGAWLKFAGVQLGSGVREFSAQVAGSAGDVQVRLGSPTGTLAGTAHFDGTTSPYTYKTVTAALSQGAAKGRQDVYLVLSGGLRVSTFSLR; encoded by the coding sequence ATGAAAAGCACGAGAAGCGGACGCAAGCCGGGAAGAAGACGCAGAACCACCCTTCTGCTGGCACTCTCCCTGATCGGGGGCCTCGCCGCAGCCGTCCCCGCCTCGGCCGACGACCCCGCCTACCCCTTCCGCGACCCGCACCTCGGCGTGGACCAGCGCGTCGACGACCTCCTCGGCCGCCTCACCCTCGACGAGAAGATCTCCCTGCTCCACCAGATGGAGCCCGCGATCCCGCGCCTCGGTATCCAGGCGTTCCGCACCGGTACCGAGGCCCTGCACGGCGTCGCCTGGCTCGGCAGGACGACGGTGTTCCCGCAGGCGGTCGGGCTGGCCTCGACCTGGGACCCGAAGCTGATGGAGCAGGTCGGCTCGGCGGTCGGTGACGAGGCGCGCGGCTTCCAGCAGGAGCGCCCGGCCGGCTGGGGCCTCAACCTGTGGGCGCCGGTGGCGAACCTGCTGCGCGACCCGCGCTGGGGGCGCAACGAGGAGGGCTACTCCGAGGACCCGTACCTCACGGGCTCGCTCTCCACGGCGTACGGCACCGGTCTGACCGGGGGCGACCCGGACCACCTCAAGACGGCGCCGACCATCAAGCACTACCTCGCCAACAACAACGAGGTGCACCGCTCGACCACGTCCTCGGATCTGCGCCCGCGCGTGCAGCACGAGTACGACGAGGCGGCGTTCAAGCCCGCGATCGAGGCGGACGCCGTCACGGGCGTCATGGCCTCCTACAACCTGGTCAACGGCCGCCCCAACACGGTGAATTCGGATCTGAACGACGTGGTGCGCGGCTGGACCGACCGGGACCTGCTGAACGTCACCGACGCCTATGCCCCCAACAACCTGCTGCCCGGCGCGCAGAACTACTACGACACGCTCCCCGAGGCCGACGCGGCCGCGCTGAAGGCGGGCATCGACAGCTACACCACGGACGACGCGAATTCCGCGCCCACCACGACAGCCATCAAGTCAGCCTTGGACAAGGGCCTGTTGAAGGTGTCCGACGTCGACACTGCGGTCTCCCACATCCTCGCCGTCCGCGTGCGGCTCGGCGAATTCGACCCGAACGGCGGGAAGTACGGCTCCATCGACGCGTCCGTCATCAACAGCCCGGCCCACCAGAAGCTGGCCCGCAAGGCCGCCACGGAGGCAGCGGTCCTGCTGAAGAACGACAAGGCGCTCCCGCTGAAGGCGTCCGCGAAGAACGTCGCCGTCGTCGGCCCGCTCGCCGACACCCTCTACACCGACTGGTACTCGGGCACCCTGCCCTATGCCGTCACCCCCAAGGCCGGCATCGCCGCCAAGCTCGGCACCCCGGTGGCGAGCAGCGAGGGCGTCGACCGTATCGCGCTGAAGAACACGGCGACCGGCAAGTACGTCACCGCGGGGACCGGGGACTCCGGGGCCGCGCTGAAGGAGACCGCGGCCACCGACACGACCGCCCAGTTCGACACGTTCGACTGGGGCGCCGGCATCGTCACCCTGCGCTCGGCCGCCAACGGCAAGTACGTCGGCTACAACTGGTCGAACTTCGTCAACGACCAGACACAGCCCAATGGTTGGTACGTGCAGCAGCAGTTCAAACTGGAGCGGCAGGACGACGGCAGCTACCTGCTGCGGTACGCCGGATACGAGACCGGGGAGTCCTGGTGGTCGAACCCGGTCTACCTCGGCCCGACCGGCGACGACGGCACCCTCGGCCTGGTCGCCAAGGAGCAGGCCGCGCACTACACCAAGGACGTCGTCCGCAGCGGTCTCGACGACGCCGTGGCCGCCGTCAAGGGCAAGGACACCGCCGTGGTGGTGGTCGGTTCGATGCCGTCGATCAACGGGCGCGAGGACCACGACCGTACGAACATGGGGCTGGCCGGAAGCCAGGAAGCCCTGGTCAAGGCGGTGAAGGCGGCCAATCCGCACACGGTCGTGGTCGTCGAGAACAGCTACCCGACCACGCTGGGGACGTTGCAGAAGGAAGTCCCCGCCCTCCTCTGGACGACCCACGCGGGCCAGGAGACCGGCAACGCCCTCGCCGACCTCCTCTACGGCGACGCGAACCCCTCCGGCCATCTCACCCAGACCTGGTACGAGTCGCAGGACGACCTCCCGTCGATCCTCGACTACGACATCATCAAGTCCGACCGCACGTACCAGTACTTCAAGGGCCGGGCGCTCTACCCGTTCGGCTACGGACTGTCGTACACCTCGTTCCGGTACGGCTCGCTGAAGCGCGTCGAAGGCGGCTACGAGGTCGCGGTCACCAATACCGGCAAGCGCTCCGGCGACGAGACCGTGCAGCTCTACACCCACCAGCGGGTCTCCCGGGACAAGCAGCCGATCCAGCAGCTGAAGGCGTTCCAGCGGGTCTCGCTGAAGCCGGGCGAGACCCGCACGGTCAAGCTGAAGCTGCGCACGAAGGACCTCGCGCACTGGGACGTCACCCGCTCCAAGTGGGTGGTGGAGAGCGGCACTTACGACATATCCGTCGGCGCCTCCTCGGCCGACATCCGCTCCCGTACGACGCTGAAGGCGGCCGGCGAGACCATCCCGGCCCGGAACCTGGCGAAGGTGACGCGCGCCGAGAACTTCGACGACTACAGCGGCGTACGGCTGGTGGACGAGTCGAAGGTGCGCGGGACGGCTGTGGGTTCGTCGTCCGACGGGGCGTGGCTGAAGTTCGCGGGCGTGCAACTCGGCTCGGGTGTCCGGGAGTTCAGCGCCCAGGTGGCAGGGTCCGCCGGTGATGTCCAGGTCCGGCTCGGGTCACCCACCGGGACCCTGGCCGGCACGGCGCACTTCGACGGGACGACGTCGCCGTACACGTACAAGACGGTGACGGCGGCCCTGTCGCAGGGCGCGGCGAAGGGCCGCCAGGACGTGTATCTGGTGCTGAGCGGCGGGCTGCGCGTGTCGACGTTCTCGCTGCGCTGA
- a CDS encoding LacI family DNA-binding transcriptional regulator: MVKITDVARHAGVSPSTVSYALSGKRPISEETRQRVEESIRELGYRPHAGARALASSRSNVLALVIPLRAGIHVPVVMQFAVSVVTAARRHDHDVLLLTQEEGEEGLRRVADTALVDALIVMDVQLHDPRIPLLRTLERPSVMIGFPAEPEGLTCIDLDFKAAGEACVEQLARLGHRVVALVGSPPEVYVRETAFAQRVVQGFTAAADRSGLSSSVHPCESGPAAARLVAGQLLREHPALTGVVVHNEPLLEPLIDAFEQLGLRVPGDLSVTAICPDEIAESIRVPVTSVAIPSAEVGTRAVELLMQKLGGAAVPEATLLPPRLTERASTAPRNTP; this comes from the coding sequence ATGGTGAAGATCACTGATGTGGCGCGGCACGCCGGGGTCTCTCCCAGCACCGTGTCGTACGCGCTCAGCGGCAAGCGCCCGATCTCCGAGGAGACCCGGCAGCGCGTCGAGGAGTCCATCCGCGAGCTGGGCTACCGGCCGCACGCCGGTGCGCGGGCCCTCGCCAGCAGCAGGTCCAACGTGCTGGCGCTGGTGATCCCCTTACGGGCGGGCATCCATGTGCCGGTGGTGATGCAGTTCGCCGTGTCCGTGGTGACCGCCGCCCGCAGACACGACCACGACGTGCTGCTGCTCACCCAGGAGGAGGGCGAGGAGGGGCTGCGGAGGGTCGCGGACACCGCACTGGTGGACGCGCTGATCGTGATGGACGTCCAGCTCCACGACCCGCGCATCCCGTTGCTGCGCACCCTCGAACGGCCCTCCGTGATGATCGGGTTCCCCGCCGAGCCCGAGGGGCTGACCTGCATCGACCTCGACTTCAAGGCGGCGGGCGAGGCGTGTGTCGAGCAGCTGGCCCGGCTCGGGCACCGGGTGGTCGCGCTGGTCGGGTCGCCGCCGGAGGTGTACGTGCGGGAGACCGCGTTCGCCCAGCGTGTGGTCCAGGGGTTCACGGCCGCCGCCGACCGCAGCGGGCTCTCCTCCTCGGTCCACCCCTGCGAGTCGGGACCGGCCGCCGCCCGGCTGGTCGCCGGGCAACTGCTGCGCGAACATCCCGCGTTGACGGGGGTGGTGGTGCACAACGAACCGCTCCTGGAACCGCTGATCGACGCCTTCGAGCAGCTCGGGCTGCGGGTGCCCGGCGACCTGTCCGTCACCGCCATCTGTCCGGACGAGATCGCCGAGAGCATCCGCGTCCCGGTCACCTCCGTCGCCATACCGTCCGCCGAGGTCGGCACGCGGGCGGTGGAGCTGCTGATGCAGAAGCTGGGCGGCGCTGCCGTACCCGAGGCCACGCTGCTGCCGCCCCGGCTGACGGAACGTGCGAGCACAGCGCCACGGAACACGCCGTAG
- the yicI gene encoding alpha-xylosidase — translation MKFTDGYWLLREGVTAAHPVEVLDVTAGPGTLEIHAPTQPIRHRGDLLKGPVVTISAHAPMPDVIGVTFTHFQGEEPRGPQFDVQRAEFAAQTSYDDEHATLTAGALSIKVARTSPWHVDFLAHGRTLTSSGPKGMGIMRDTTGAHYLREQLDLRVGTSVYGLGERFGPLVKNGQVVDMWNADGGTATEQAYKNVPFYLTDAGYGVFVDHPGRVSFEVGSESVSRVQFSAETQQLTYYVIYGPTPKDILRKYTALTGRPALPPAWSFGLWLSTSFTTSYDEATVTSFIDGMKERELPLSVFHFDCFWMREFNWCDFQWDPRVFPDPEGMLARLKERGLRISVWINPYIAQRSPLFAEGKSLGHLLRKPDGGVWQWDLWQPGMALVDFTSPAARDWYASKLEALLAQGVDCFKTDFGERVPVDVAYADGADPERMHNYYSYLYNRTVFDVLRKHRGEQEAVVFARSATAGSQKFPVHWGGDCEATYESMAESLRGGLSLGLSGFGFWSHDIGGFEGTPTPALFKRWIAFGLLSSHSRLHGSSSYRVPWLFDEEAVDVLRLFTRLKLRLMPYLYEAARAAHTEGVPMMRAMALEFPDDPGCAHLERQYMLGPDLLVAPVFSDEGDVSYYVPEGTWTHFLSGQAVTGPRWVRERHGFASVPLLVRPGAVIPVGAVEDRPDYPYADGVTLRAYGLERGAQVTVPVGEVTFTVVREGDTLRASSSDPSAPWALAAGDRVARAKAGTGFLSLELGSLEPGEPA, via the coding sequence GTGAAGTTCACCGACGGCTACTGGCTGCTGCGCGAGGGCGTCACCGCCGCCCACCCGGTCGAGGTCCTCGACGTGACCGCCGGGCCGGGCACCCTGGAGATCCATGCGCCGACCCAGCCGATCCGCCACCGCGGCGACCTGCTGAAGGGACCGGTCGTGACGATCAGCGCACACGCCCCCATGCCCGACGTCATCGGCGTCACGTTCACCCACTTCCAGGGCGAGGAACCGCGTGGACCCCAATTCGACGTCCAGCGTGCGGAGTTCGCAGCCCAGACGTCGTACGACGACGAGCACGCGACCCTCACCGCGGGCGCCCTGTCCATCAAGGTGGCGCGCACCAGCCCCTGGCACGTCGACTTCCTCGCGCACGGCCGGACCCTCACCAGCAGCGGCCCCAAGGGCATGGGCATCATGCGGGACACCACCGGCGCCCACTATCTGCGTGAGCAGCTCGACCTGAGGGTCGGCACGTCCGTCTACGGCCTCGGTGAACGCTTCGGCCCCCTGGTCAAGAACGGCCAGGTGGTGGACATGTGGAACGCCGACGGCGGCACGGCCACCGAACAGGCCTACAAGAACGTGCCGTTCTATCTGACGGACGCGGGCTACGGCGTCTTCGTGGACCACCCGGGGCGGGTCTCCTTCGAGGTGGGCTCGGAATCGGTCTCGCGTGTGCAATTCAGCGCCGAGACACAGCAGTTGACGTACTACGTCATCTACGGCCCGACGCCGAAGGACATCCTGCGCAAGTACACGGCCCTCACCGGCCGTCCGGCGCTGCCGCCCGCCTGGTCGTTCGGGCTGTGGCTGTCCACCTCCTTCACCACCTCCTACGACGAGGCGACCGTCACCTCCTTCATCGACGGCATGAAGGAGCGCGAACTCCCGCTTTCCGTCTTCCACTTCGACTGCTTCTGGATGCGCGAGTTCAACTGGTGCGACTTCCAGTGGGATCCACGGGTCTTCCCCGATCCGGAGGGCATGCTCGCCCGGCTGAAGGAGAGGGGGCTCCGGATCTCCGTCTGGATCAACCCCTACATCGCGCAGCGCTCGCCGCTCTTCGCCGAGGGCAAGTCGCTCGGCCACCTCCTCAGGAAGCCCGACGGCGGTGTCTGGCAGTGGGACCTGTGGCAACCGGGCATGGCACTGGTCGACTTCACCAGTCCGGCCGCCCGCGACTGGTACGCGTCGAAGCTGGAGGCGCTGCTCGCCCAGGGCGTCGACTGCTTCAAGACCGACTTCGGCGAGCGGGTCCCGGTGGACGTGGCGTACGCCGACGGGGCCGACCCCGAGCGGATGCACAACTACTACTCCTACCTCTACAACCGCACCGTCTTCGACGTGCTGCGCAAACACCGCGGCGAGCAGGAGGCCGTCGTCTTCGCGCGCTCCGCGACGGCGGGGAGCCAGAAGTTCCCGGTGCACTGGGGCGGCGACTGCGAGGCGACGTACGAGTCGATGGCCGAGTCGCTGCGCGGCGGACTGAGCCTCGGCCTGTCGGGGTTCGGGTTCTGGAGCCATGACATCGGCGGCTTCGAGGGGACACCGACACCCGCGCTGTTCAAGCGGTGGATCGCGTTCGGACTGCTGTCCTCGCACAGCCGGCTGCACGGATCGTCGTCGTACCGCGTGCCGTGGCTGTTCGACGAGGAAGCCGTCGACGTGCTGCGCCTGTTCACCCGGCTGAAGCTGCGGCTCATGCCCTATCTGTACGAGGCCGCGCGCGCCGCCCACACCGAGGGCGTCCCCATGATGCGGGCGATGGCCCTGGAGTTCCCGGACGACCCCGGGTGCGCGCACCTGGAGCGGCAGTACATGCTCGGCCCCGACCTCCTCGTCGCGCCCGTCTTCAGCGACGAGGGCGACGTCTCGTACTACGTGCCCGAGGGGACCTGGACCCACTTCCTCAGCGGGCAGGCGGTGACCGGGCCGCGCTGGGTGCGCGAGCGGCACGGCTTCGCGAGCGTGCCGCTCCTCGTCCGGCCGGGCGCGGTCATCCCGGTCGGCGCCGTCGAGGACCGGCCCGACTATCCGTACGCCGACGGGGTCACCCTGCGCGCGTACGGCCTGGAGCGCGGCGCGCAGGTCACGGTGCCCGTGGGCGAGGTCACCTTCACCGTGGTCCGCGAGGGGGACACACTGCGGGCGTCCTCCTCCGACCCCTCGGCGCCGTGGGCGCTGGCGGCCGGGGACCGGGTCGCGCGGGCGAAGGCCGGGACCGGCTTCCTCTCCCTGGAGCTGGGGTCCCTGGAGCCGGGGGAGCCGGCCTGA
- a CDS encoding carbohydrate ABC transporter permease, producing MTTALRRYPVLVALCIAALFMIVPFLIVAVNAVKSPSEYSANGPLSLPKGFYLDGLKSFWERVDYGQKLFNSVLISGSVAVLAAILSVLNAYAIGIGRIKGRTWVLAFFVLANMLPQEALVYPIYYLSKQVGLYDTRLSVIIVFTVVQAAFGTFLLSSVLGQFPREIIEAARIDGANKWQVLWRIVVPVSRPTIGVLLVFFFIWTWNEFLLPLVMLISNDNQTVSVALGVLQGQRLMDATMTNAAALLGVLPAVVFFIVFQRTLTRGIAAGAVK from the coding sequence ATGACGACCGCCCTACGTCGCTACCCGGTGCTGGTGGCGCTGTGCATCGCCGCCCTGTTCATGATCGTCCCGTTCCTGATCGTCGCCGTCAACGCGGTCAAGTCGCCGTCGGAGTACTCCGCGAACGGCCCGCTGAGCCTGCCCAAGGGCTTCTACCTGGACGGGCTGAAGAGCTTCTGGGAGCGCGTCGACTACGGCCAGAAGCTGTTCAACTCCGTGCTGATCAGCGGTTCGGTGGCGGTCCTCGCGGCGATTCTGTCGGTGCTCAACGCGTACGCGATCGGCATCGGGCGGATCAAGGGACGCACCTGGGTCCTGGCCTTCTTCGTGCTGGCGAACATGCTGCCGCAGGAGGCACTGGTCTACCCGATCTACTACCTGAGCAAGCAAGTCGGCCTGTACGACACGAGGTTGAGCGTGATCATCGTGTTCACGGTGGTCCAGGCGGCCTTCGGCACGTTCCTCCTTTCCTCCGTCCTCGGCCAGTTCCCCCGCGAGATCATCGAGGCCGCCCGTATCGACGGCGCGAACAAGTGGCAGGTGCTCTGGCGGATCGTGGTCCCCGTCAGCCGCCCCACCATCGGCGTCCTCCTCGTCTTCTTCTTCATCTGGACCTGGAACGAATTCCTGCTCCCCCTGGTCATGTTGATCTCCAACGACAACCAGACGGTGTCGGTGGCGCTCGGCGTCCTCCAGGGCCAGCGCCTGATGGACGCCACGATGACGAACGCGGCCGCCCTGCTCGGCGTGCTGCCCGCCGTCGTGTTCTTCATCGTCTTCCAGCGGACCCTCACCCGCGGCATCGCCGCAGGTGCCGTCAAGTAA
- a CDS encoding carbohydrate ABC transporter permease: MTVTVERGARAVAKHQHAGPRRPRTRDSYALFLLPGFLAFLAVIIVPFLMNTGVSFTEWQGIGSPKWTGLANYRELLDDSEFWASFRHSMFMVVAMAAVPTMIGLVLAAALFDYIAKHFGSKWAAVLRACFYLPQVLPIAVAGIVWSWILAPDNGSLNELLKAIGLSSWQQDWLGDPDLALYSVMGVMVWVQIGFPLVVFMAGLQRVDPLLYEAAELDGAGWWRRFWHITLPQIRPEIYVVLTWCTIAALKVFGAVYVLTKGGPGGATDVPSYFSFSTFFEKTQVGYGAAISTVLTVIILLLSLIGLKLQTRAEDAEEGVRA, from the coding sequence ATGACGGTCACCGTTGAACGGGGTGCGCGGGCCGTCGCCAAGCACCAGCACGCCGGCCCGCGCCGCCCCCGTACCCGCGACTCGTACGCCCTCTTCCTGCTCCCCGGGTTCCTCGCCTTCCTCGCGGTCATCATCGTGCCGTTCCTGATGAACACGGGCGTCAGCTTCACGGAGTGGCAGGGCATCGGCAGCCCCAAGTGGACCGGGCTCGCCAACTACCGTGAGCTGCTGGACGATTCGGAGTTCTGGGCGTCCTTCCGGCACAGCATGTTCATGGTCGTCGCCATGGCCGCCGTACCGACGATGATCGGTCTCGTGCTGGCGGCCGCCCTGTTCGACTACATCGCCAAGCACTTCGGATCGAAGTGGGCCGCGGTGCTGCGCGCCTGCTTCTACCTCCCGCAGGTGCTGCCGATCGCGGTCGCCGGCATCGTCTGGAGCTGGATCCTCGCCCCCGACAACGGCTCCCTGAACGAGCTGTTGAAGGCGATCGGGCTGAGCAGCTGGCAGCAGGACTGGCTCGGCGACCCCGACCTCGCGCTGTACAGCGTGATGGGCGTGATGGTCTGGGTGCAGATCGGCTTCCCGCTGGTCGTCTTCATGGCGGGCCTCCAACGCGTCGACCCGCTGCTGTACGAGGCGGCCGAGCTGGACGGCGCCGGATGGTGGCGCCGCTTCTGGCACATCACGCTGCCGCAGATCCGGCCGGAGATCTACGTCGTCCTGACCTGGTGCACGATCGCCGCGCTCAAGGTGTTCGGCGCGGTGTACGTCCTGACCAAGGGCGGCCCCGGCGGCGCGACGGACGTCCCGTCCTACTTCTCCTTCTCCACGTTCTTCGAGAAGACCCAGGTCGGCTACGGCGCCGCGATCTCCACCGTCCTCACCGTGATCATCCTGCTGCTCTCGCTGATCGGCCTGAAGCTCCAGACCCGTGCCGAGGATGCCGAGGAAGGGGTCCGCGCATGA
- a CDS encoding extracellular solute-binding protein encodes MLTARRRVVAAAAVMMSGALLLTSCGDSDSGSGDGKTLKLWHYEGPDSAMGVAWNEAIKEFEAKHPGVKVKFEEKGFDQIQKTAPMILNSSDAPDLMEYNKGNATAGALSKQGLLTDLSAEVTKRGWDKKLSAGVRTTSVYDTNGVMGSGKWYGVPNYAEYTMAFYNKDLFKKYGIAEPKTFDELTSAMDAFVKKGVTPLANAGAEYMAQQYLYQLALSKADRSWVDKYELYKGKTDFHDAAWTYAAQTFADWVKKGYISKKSTSTKAEDAGVSWIQGKAPILFSGSWWYGRFQTEAKFDWDSSLWPGSNLTLGSGGNLWVVPKNAKNKDLAYDFIDITMSKKIQNLLGNKGGVPVAADTSAITDPKSKQLISNFNTLSQKDGLAFYPDWPVTGFYDVLVSETQKLMTGNEKPDDYLSALQQAYDKGAPKQ; translated from the coding sequence ATGTTGACAGCACGAAGGCGTGTGGTGGCCGCGGCTGCGGTGATGATGAGCGGAGCCCTGCTGCTGACCTCCTGCGGAGACTCGGACAGCGGCTCCGGCGACGGCAAGACGCTGAAGTTGTGGCATTACGAGGGCCCGGACAGCGCGATGGGCGTGGCCTGGAACGAGGCGATCAAGGAGTTCGAGGCGAAGCATCCGGGCGTGAAGGTGAAGTTCGAGGAGAAGGGCTTCGACCAGATCCAGAAGACGGCGCCCATGATCCTCAACTCCTCGGACGCGCCCGACCTCATGGAGTACAACAAGGGCAACGCGACAGCGGGCGCGCTTTCCAAACAGGGCCTGCTCACCGATCTGAGCGCCGAGGTCACCAAGCGCGGCTGGGACAAGAAGCTCAGCGCCGGTGTGCGTACGACCAGCGTGTACGACACGAACGGGGTCATGGGCTCCGGCAAGTGGTACGGCGTGCCCAACTACGCCGAGTACACGATGGCTTTCTACAACAAGGACCTCTTCAAGAAGTACGGGATAGCCGAGCCGAAGACGTTCGACGAACTGACCTCCGCCATGGACGCGTTCGTCAAGAAGGGCGTCACCCCGCTCGCCAACGCCGGCGCCGAGTACATGGCCCAGCAGTACCTCTACCAGCTCGCCCTGTCGAAGGCCGACCGCTCCTGGGTCGACAAGTACGAGCTGTACAAGGGCAAGACCGACTTCCACGACGCGGCCTGGACCTACGCGGCGCAGACCTTCGCCGACTGGGTGAAGAAGGGCTACATCAGCAAGAAGTCCACCAGCACCAAGGCCGAGGACGCGGGCGTCTCCTGGATCCAGGGCAAGGCCCCGATCCTGTTCTCCGGCAGCTGGTGGTACGGCCGCTTCCAGACGGAGGCCAAGTTCGACTGGGACTCCTCCCTGTGGCCCGGCTCGAACCTCACCCTCGGCTCCGGCGGCAACCTCTGGGTGGTCCCCAAGAACGCCAAGAACAAGGATCTCGCCTACGACTTCATCGACATCACCATGTCGAAGAAGATCCAGAACCTGCTCGGCAACAAGGGCGGCGTGCCGGTCGCAGCCGACACGAGCGCCATCACGGACCCGAAGTCCAAGCAGCTCATCTCCAACTTCAACACGCTCAGCCAGAAGGACGGGCTCGCCTTCTACCCGGACTGGCCGGTCACCGGCTTCTACGACGTCCTCGTCTCCGAGACGCAGAAGCTGATGACGGGCAACGAGAAACCGGACGACTACCTCAGCGCACTGCAGCAGGCGTACGACAAGGGCGCGCCGAAGCAATGA
- a CDS encoding MFS transporter has protein sequence MAVDFRPHRPPKNPEHPKHPRTKPRTPYHRLFTVPGARAFTLGNLIARLPMGMFSVSAVIMIAGARGSYALAGAVTATGLAVTAVVAPWIARLVDRHGQARVAVPATAVAVLGSLALLLCVHYGAPDWTLFAAYAATATTPNTGGMSRARWTHLFQGDPAAVHTANSFEQAADELCFMLGPVLAAFLCGAFFPEAGTLVGVVLMMSGILIFAAQRSTEPPPRRRTAEKSPLRAPGIPSLLAAFLALGAVFGSMEVVTIAFTDAQGHGPAAGLVLGLQAAGSCVAGLVYGAVKPAGPAERRYPPCVAAMAAVMTLPLLAASLTGSLVALAGALLIAGMATAPTMVTGMTVVQQRTPEGRLNEGMTLAVTGLLGGIACGSAAGGWAVEHLSPAAGYGVPVAAATTALLIAAAHRLITAIRPHRSVEQPLSPPPLPSDPSNPCPNSCAPH, from the coding sequence GTGGCCGTCGACTTCCGCCCCCACCGACCTCCGAAGAACCCCGAGCACCCCAAGCACCCCCGGACAAAGCCCCGCACCCCCTACCACCGTCTCTTCACCGTCCCCGGCGCCCGCGCCTTCACGCTCGGGAACCTGATCGCCCGCCTTCCCATGGGCATGTTCAGCGTGAGCGCGGTCATCATGATCGCGGGGGCACGCGGTTCGTACGCCCTCGCCGGCGCCGTCACCGCGACCGGTCTCGCGGTGACGGCGGTGGTCGCCCCCTGGATCGCGCGGCTCGTCGACCGGCACGGGCAGGCCCGAGTCGCCGTACCGGCAACGGCGGTTGCGGTGCTCGGGTCACTCGCGCTCCTGCTCTGCGTGCACTACGGCGCTCCGGACTGGACCCTGTTCGCGGCGTACGCGGCCACCGCCACCACGCCGAACACCGGGGGCATGTCACGGGCCCGCTGGACCCACCTCTTCCAGGGGGACCCGGCCGCCGTGCACACCGCGAACTCCTTCGAACAGGCCGCGGACGAGCTGTGTTTCATGCTCGGCCCGGTGCTCGCGGCCTTTCTGTGCGGGGCGTTCTTCCCGGAGGCGGGCACGCTGGTCGGGGTCGTCCTGATGATGTCCGGCATCCTGATCTTCGCCGCCCAGCGTTCGACGGAACCCCCGCCCCGACGCCGTACGGCGGAGAAGTCGCCGTTGCGCGCCCCCGGCATCCCCTCCCTGCTGGCCGCGTTCCTCGCCCTCGGCGCGGTCTTCGGTTCGATGGAGGTCGTCACGATCGCGTTCACGGACGCCCAGGGGCACGGGCCGGCCGCGGGCCTGGTCCTCGGCCTCCAGGCGGCCGGTTCGTGCGTGGCGGGCCTGGTGTACGGGGCCGTGAAGCCGGCCGGTCCCGCCGAGCGCCGCTATCCGCCGTGCGTCGCCGCGATGGCGGCTGTGATGACGTTGCCGCTGCTCGCGGCGTCGCTCACCGGCTCTCTCGTGGCCCTCGCGGGCGCTCTGCTCATCGCGGGCATGGCGACCGCCCCGACCATGGTCACCGGCATGACCGTCGTCCAACAGCGCACGCCCGAGGGCCGGTTGAACGAGGGCATGACGCTCGCCGTGACCGGCCTCCTCGGCGGCATCGCCTGCGGTTCGGCGGCCGGCGGCTGGGCGGTCGAGCACCTCTCACCTGCGGCGGGATACGGCGTACCGGTCGCGGCGGCGACCACGGCGCTCCTGATCGCCGCCGCCCACCGCCTCATCACCGCCATACGCCCTCACCGATCCGTCGAACAGCCCCTCTCGCCCCCTCCTCTGCCGTCCGACCCGTCGAACCCCTGCCCCAATTCGTGCGCCCCCCATTGA